In Primulina huaijiensis isolate GDHJ02 unplaced genomic scaffold, ASM1229523v2 scaffold41593, whole genome shotgun sequence, the sequence AAATATACATGAAGAGTGAGGTAGAGCACGGATGCTCGTCCACGTGGAGCATCCGTGCTTACAAAGTACGGATAATGCTCCATCTCACTCTAATatgtgcttacgaagcacggattaaagtaattttgcaaaattattttattttgaattatttttgaaatattttttatttttaaattaataattaaaaaaNTAatcatttatgattttttttccaaaattactTGATATAAGTGTTATATATTAAATAGTAAATTCATATCCATGTAACAGTTTCATGGCCAAGTGGGCTCGGTTTGAATACTCGCGGTTTCCGACCAATTTCGAACCCTCTGGGCTCTTACCAAGTCTCTCTCAACAAAAATTTTTCATCATTCATTTATTCCAATTCCAAATTCATTTCTGTGCATTATCGTcgttgaatttttcagaaaaaggCTTCCCTTTTGGAGCTCTCCCAATTCTTGATTATCCCTTTAATATTTCAGGTATTACTgctgatgcgatccgggtgaaatggatgagTCGGGTCGGGAACTctaccggatctgctatcaatatGTAAAGGAAAAGAGAACCAAACATCTGGGTCAAAAGCTTGCTTCTTGGGGTGGATGAAAGGATCTGCAACCAATAAAGTAACCACGTGAATGGGTGTCGGAGGAATGTCcggcgtgaccactccgatgcttaagtcagtgaaggACTCAAGCTAAAAatcaatgtaaccaagtgatggttgtgagaTTGGTGTAAATGGTGGGGagtaaatgaacaataaatgtGAGCATTCAATGTCTGAATAGAGAGTAAATGCAAAGaaagaacctgatatttatagtagaggatgtaatgatgacctcgttctttgtgctgatcattaattatagtagggcggctgattataccctattattctgacatgtcaaatcttaTACTAGTCACGTCCAGTCTacctgattttgtcaaccacttgtattagtgtcagagataggtcggCCGCACATACCCTACTTCGTCGGCGTAATTAAATGCAACACTCATACCGAAGTGGCCCGAGTAGAAGGTCGCTCGAGAAGTTACATGAGAGGTTGATGAGGTGGAGTCAAGAATTCAGGCTAAAATAGGAACTCAAATTCTTTCATTCAACTTCATTGGTGAAACATCAGAACTAAACGAAACATTCTTCCTTGTTTGTCTATTTTTAAAGTAAGACTTTTTCGTCCTTCATCTTTTCTTCGAGAATGATCCCCTCTTTCTCCTCATTAGTGTGCTCTTCTATATTTGATTCAACTTAATCTTTTACTTGCTTGTCTGAACTCAGTGAGGAGTTATCTGTCTCTTGCATGCTTCACTAAGTTTGTATGCTCATATTTCTAATGCTTTTCACATGTATGCATTTGTTTCACCCTCCTTTATGGCTAAAAAGTGGGCTTTTTGAATATATACATACTCAAGTACTCAACAACTCTAAGTTACCATCACTTCCATTCTTTATCCTTGTCACAGAACGTTCTAAAAACTATTCTTCATTAATCTCGTCTAAGTTCTAGGAAGACATGAAGATGATCTAGGCTCTGTGAAACTACTAAAATTAATGGTGATTTTGGATTTACCCTCTAAAATGTACATGCTTTGTCTCTGGATCGATGATAGTTCATCgttcctatatatatatatatgttcaatGTTTCAGCTAATTATGCCCGTCATGTCTCTGCTACTTGCAATAATTGTTCCTAAAAACCATGTGCCTATATATTACAGGGTGAAAAGCTCATGGGAAGTCTTGGGGGCATGTTCTCCAAGACATGGAAGCCCAAGAAAACTCGCTCAATAGCAGGCCCTGTGATCGTTCGAGGTATGTGACCatgttttttttgtatttatcaCATATATCATTCGTCGAACATTCCAAAAAGACCGATATTTAGGCTTATATTCCTAGACCAGTGgggaggttttttttttatagttttctTTGCAATTTCTTGGTTATAAGGCTTGTTATTCTGTAGATGATCCAGTGCAAAGAAAGGGCAATCACTTGGAGCAAAGAGAAAAATTGGGGCTGACTCATACTTCCAAGGAAATATCTCATAGCCGTACACCACCGAACGAACCCACAATTACGTTGCAGAAAGTTGAGGTATGCTTT encodes:
- the LOC140969450 gene encoding SNAP25 homologous protein SNAP33-like translates to KPCAYILQGEKLMGSLGGMFSKTWKPKKTRSIAGPVIVRDDPVQRKGNHLEQREKLGLTHTSKEISHSRTPPNEPTITLQKVEFEKAKQDDSLSDLSNILGELKHMAIDMGSEIERLANQTKAIDNVQDDVEVLNTRVKGVTQRGRRLLGK